A genomic region of Raphanus sativus cultivar WK10039 chromosome 6, ASM80110v3, whole genome shotgun sequence contains the following coding sequences:
- the LOC108835238 gene encoding squamosa promoter-binding-like protein 3, whose product MSEEEEEDTFAEEEEEEAWEKKHKGKATSSSTSSIGACQVERCTADMSRAKQYHKRHKVCEVHAKAPVVRIFGLGQRFCQQCSRFHELSV is encoded by the exons ATgagtgaggaagaagaagaggatacTTTcgccgaagaagaagaagaggaggctTGGGAGAAGAAGCATAAAGGCAAAGCTACGAGTAGTAGCACTAGTAGTATTGGAGCTTGTCAGGTCGAGAGATGTACTGCGGATATGAGCAGAGCCAAACAGTACCACAAACGACACAAAGTCTGCGAAGTTCATGCAAAAGCTCCTGTTGTTCGGATCTTTGGTCTTGGCCAACGTTTCTGCCAGCAATGTAGCAG gttTCACGAGCTCAGTGTATAA